The genomic DNA CAATGTATAGGGCACCCCCCTCAAGCCCCCCCCTCTCGTATGGTAGCTGGACTGTTACGCAGAGCTGCTGGCATATCTGTGACTTTCCAGTCCCGAACTCCCCATAGAACTCGGTTATCGACTGGGTCTCTATACCTCCCCCCAGGAGGTTATCAAGGCTTGAGCAGCCCGTTGTGAGGTGGCGGACGCTGCTCCTGAGCTTGACCAGCTCGTCCCCCCTTACGAAGGTTATGGCTATGGACCTTCTAGCAGCCTCTATTATCCTCTCAGCCGTCGCCTCGCTTATCCCCGCCTCCACGAGTTCCCCGACGGCCGCTGTGGCTAGGGATTCAACGGTCTTGAAGCCTATCTCCCTAAGCTTGGAAGCGGTCGCAGGCCCTACTCCGGGAAGATCCTCAAGCCTCTGATACCTCTGCTTATAGTACTCCACCTGCTCCTCGCCCAACTATTTGGCCTCCTTTGATCTCTCCTCGAGTCTCCTTAAAAATGATTCATCATATCCATGAGGAGGGGGTGGCTCTTTTCCCAGTTCCTCCATTTCTCCCGAGCCGCTTTCTCGGGGGAGGGCCTCTCCAACCAGCCCACGTTCCCCTTCCGCCTCATCATGGACCTCTAGGGCCAATGAGCCCCTGTACCCGCAGCTCTCACACACATATATGGGGGGTATGATCCCTAGAAGGGCCTGTTTTATCCTTGGGCTTCCACAAACCGGACAGAGCTTAGGGGAGGGGCTTCTATACCTCAGCTCTCCCAAGATCCTCACAAGCTCTCTCAGGGGCGTCACTTCAGTGGACCTCTATGTTCTCCCTCGGGAACCCCATCTGGATAAGGGCCTCTCTCACAGCCTCCCTGTGATCCCCCTGTAGAAGTATCTGATCGTTCTTAGCGGTTCCTCCGCATGCGCACTTCGCCTTCAGGGTAGCGGCCATCCTGCTCAGGTTAACATCCTTCGGATCCAAGCCGTCTATAACAGTCATTATCTTCCCCCACTTCCTCGACTCCAGCCTTATCCTGATCCTCTGCTCCTCCTTGCTCATCTCCTCACAGACGCAGAGATCCTTAGGCAAGCCGCATACAGGACAGATCTCGGCCATTCCTGAATCATAAAACCCGCAACATATTCTAAAAGCTTTGCTATTCTGAGGCATGGAGCTTGACTAGATATAGTTCTGTAGTAGGGAGAAGGCCTTCAAGGCATCCTTTGGTTCCAGGACGATGACGGTGTTAGTTGAGCAGCTTATGAACTCGACTATGTTGATGTTCCTACCAGCTAGGAGCTGTGTTATAAAGGCTACAAACCCAGGCGTCGTCTCCACTCTTGGAGGGCTTATGAGGATTAAGGCGACGAGGTTGCTGGTGACCCGGGCGCTCCTGGGAAGGCCTCCTCTAAGCCTAGTTTGATCAACGACATATACATAGCTGTCCGTGAGGTAGGCGGTCACGAGGTAGGGGATCTCGAGCATCTCCGGGGAGATGATGACAGCTATCTTGTCCTGGAGCCTGACCTTAGACTCCCTAAGGATGGATAGAATCCTCTCCTCCTGGAGGCCCCTCTCAGAGGCCAATTCCTCCCCTATCCTTATCACCGCCGCCTTTATAGCCTCCACGCTCCCCTGGCCTATCTCCTCCCTAAGCCTTCTTGCTAGGGCTGAGTAGTTAACCACCCTCATCTTCAGGGCGTCTAGGATGGAGGGCCTCATCTGGATGGTCTCCCGGACAAGCTCGGCGATAGACTTTGTCTCATTTACGTCATTATTACTCATCTTTGTAACATTTAAGCCACAAAATATATAAATCTATCCCATTTTATCAAGTCATCAAATAAAGGAGTTGAGGGTTTGGCTAAGAAGAAGGTTGTCCTAGCCTACTCGGGAGGCCTAGACACCTCGGTCTCTGTTAAGTGGATCCAGGAGAGGTACGACAGCGATGTGATAACCGTCACTGTCGATGTGGGCCAGGGGAAGGACATGAAGGCGATAGAGGAGAAGGCCTGGAGCCTCGGAGTCCTGAACCATTATTCCATAGACGCGAAGGAGGAGTTCGTAGAGGAGTATGTGGTCCCAGCAATTAAGGCGAACGCCCTCTACATGGATGCCTACCCGGTCAGCAGCTCCCTGTCCAGACCTCTGATAGCCTCGAAGCTGGTCGAGGTTGCGGAGAAGGAGGGGGCCCAGGCCGTCGCCCACGGATGCACAGGCAAGGGGAACGACCAGGTGAGGTTCGACGTCACAATAAAGGCGTTAAACCCAAGCCTCGAGATAATAGCCCCGGTGAGGGAGTGGAGCATGACCAGGGATAAGGAGATAGAGTGGGCCATGGAGAGGGGCATACCCATACCCGTCACGGTGAAGTCCCCGTACAGCATAGACCAGAACATATGGGGGAGATCCATAGAGTGCGGCGTCCTTGAATACCCAGATGTGGAGCCACCGAGCGAGATCTTCGAGTGGACAAAGCCGATAGAGGAGACACCAGACAAGCCGGACTACATAAAGATAGGCTTCGAGAAGGGGAAGCCGACCACCCTTAACGGGGAGAAGATGAACACCCTGAGCCTGATAGAGAAGATCCAATCCATAGCCGGGGAGCACGGAGTAGGCCGGATAGACCACATGGAGGATAGGATAGTCGGGATAAAGTCTAGGGAGGTTTATGAGGCCCCTGCGGCTACGGTCATAATAAAGGCCCACACAGACCTCGAGAAGATGGTCCTCACGAGGCATGAGAAGCTCTTCAAGCGCCACGTGGACCACGAATGGGCCGTGCTGGCATATGTAGGCCTATGGGTGGACCCCCTCAAGGAGGCCTTAGACGCCTTCATAGAGAAGACCCAGGAGAGGGTGACAGGGGAGGTGACCTTGAAGCTCTTCAAGGGGAACGCGCAGGTCACGGGGAGGAGCTCGCCATACTCGCTATACGATCTGAGCCTAGCCACATACGATATATCAACGACCTTCGACCAGACCGCTGCCCAAGGGTTCATAAAGCTGTGGGGCCTCCCAACCGTCACCGCCTGGGCTTTGAAAAGGAAGCTCGGGGCCTCCTCGTGTGTTAAAGGGGTGGAGGCCACCAGGTAAAGGGGTTACGGGGCTCTATATGGTTAGGCATCTGCTCAGCGACCTCGACCTCTCAAGGGAGGAGGTTCTTGAGATACTAGACCTTTCAGAGAGGATCAAACTCAACCCCGCGAAGTATGGGAGATCCCTCGAGGGGAAGGTCCTGATAATGCTCTTCGAACTCCCATCACTGAGGACCCACGTCTCCTTCGACGCCGGGATGGCCCAGCTTGGAGGGCACGCGATATTCTACGACATCAAGGGAGGGGGCTTCACAAGGGGGGAAGGGCTGGAGGATGGCGTGAAGGTGCTAAGCAGATACGGTGATTGTATAATGGCCAGGGTGTTGAGGCAGAGGGATATGGAGAGGATAGGGGCGGCCGCAACCGTGCCGGTGATAAATGGGATGACGGAGAGGTATCACCCATGCCAGAACCTGGCCGACCTATTGACCATAAGGGAGGCTAAAGGTGGCCTAGAGGGGTTGAGGATAGCCTACGTCGGCGACGGGGGATGCAACACCGCAAACTCGACGATGATCGGGTGCTCATCTGTCGGA from Candidatus Bathyarchaeota archaeon includes the following:
- the yciH gene encoding stress response translation initiation inhibitor YciH, giving the protein MAEICPVCGLPKDLCVCEEMSKEEQRIRIRLESRKWGKIMTVIDGLDPKDVNLSRMAATLKAKCACGGTAKNDQILLQGDHREAVREALIQMGFPRENIEVH
- a CDS encoding argininosuccinate synthase, with translation MAKKKVVLAYSGGLDTSVSVKWIQERYDSDVITVTVDVGQGKDMKAIEEKAWSLGVLNHYSIDAKEEFVEEYVVPAIKANALYMDAYPVSSSLSRPLIASKLVEVAEKEGAQAVAHGCTGKGNDQVRFDVTIKALNPSLEIIAPVREWSMTRDKEIEWAMERGIPIPVTVKSPYSIDQNIWGRSIECGVLEYPDVEPPSEIFEWTKPIEETPDKPDYIKIGFEKGKPTTLNGEKMNTLSLIEKIQSIAGEHGVGRIDHMEDRIVGIKSREVYEAPAATVIIKAHTDLEKMVLTRHEKLFKRHVDHEWAVLAYVGLWVDPLKEALDAFIEKTQERVTGEVTLKLFKGNAQVTGRSSPYSLYDLSLATYDISTTFDQTAAQGFIKLWGLPTVTAWALKRKLGASSCVKGVEATR
- the argF gene encoding ornithine carbamoyltransferase, which translates into the protein MVRHLLSDLDLSREEVLEILDLSERIKLNPAKYGRSLEGKVLIMLFELPSLRTHVSFDAGMAQLGGHAIFYDIKGGGFTRGEGLEDGVKVLSRYGDCIMARVLRQRDMERIGAAATVPVINGMTERYHPCQNLADLLTIREAKGGLEGLRIAYVGDGGCNTANSTMIGCSSVGMEVAVVCPDNPRYSPDPEILKLVEKHSGRRVMVFHDPHEGVKGADVVYTDVWVSAGMEEEKEERMKVFPPYQVNEELLSHAEPDCIVMHCLPAHRGFEITSEVMDSPRSVVFDQAENRMHAQKGLLYWLLKK